From the genome of Psychrilyobacter atlanticus DSM 19335, one region includes:
- a CDS encoding AAA family ATPase, whose amino-acid sequence MEEKEKIIGNIKYLIEKSEYFTRLKDEESFLFEELKKIKKSDLVEVMKYYKGGEKVKKIRYLAAKSILENELTQEKLETIKIEVNSEYKKNILHAWKNFGLLYVLFFNPIKEKVKNHLKEISSFISPNLELKFKIKNIDFDGSQNQGRCSCWIAFYNAKYKSQSEGYQYALDLNIKDLHYGVYHHKTKENFFEETFNKEEINEELLEKIIKNLKEYSSIILEEGKKGSVNKNKVPLNQILYGPPGTGKTYNTVNKALEIIDNQFYLENQNNREILKEKFEEYKENGQIEFITFHQSYGYEEFIEGIKAIPSGKEGNETNEMIYDVVDGVFKLIIKECISKNEVETNDILINENTTIWKMSLGNSQNGEDKYYYEEALNTDTIIMGYGNNVNFSNCNSKKDIEKLSDDQTTIDMIDRFKHQIKIDDIVIISDGNRKFKAIVQVISDYYFDGKSNFNQKRKIKWLQRFSNSKDALKVSDRYFTQVTLNKPQGINKDNLINYLSNKDMVDNRDKNYVLIIDEVNRGNISKIFGELITLIEGSKRLGGKEELEITLPYSGDKFGVPNNLYILGTMNTADRSIALMDTALRRRFNFEEMMPNPCLLYDKNEVYGIEDENEEVNILELNNWNFEDKEHELYFDEDYDHDLFIGQINLRRLLYKINQRIEYLYDRDHMIGHAYFIGVKTKEELDDVMKNKIIPLLQEYFYDDWEKIQIVLGDHKEQNKNIGENERFIIANKMNEVDILGFDHDDIEDESISYIINSEFIENTYIKIYKKLEKTIKGKKDE is encoded by the coding sequence ATGGAAGAAAAAGAAAAAATCATAGGAAATATTAAATATTTAATAGAAAAATCAGAATATTTTACGAGGTTAAAAGATGAAGAATCCTTTTTATTTGAAGAGTTAAAAAAAATAAAAAAAAGTGATTTGGTCGAAGTAATGAAATATTACAAAGGTGGAGAAAAGGTAAAAAAAATTAGATATTTAGCAGCAAAATCAATATTAGAAAATGAATTAACGCAAGAAAAATTAGAAACAATAAAAATAGAAGTTAATTCGGAGTATAAAAAAAATATACTTCATGCTTGGAAAAATTTTGGATTATTATATGTTTTATTTTTCAATCCAATTAAAGAAAAAGTAAAAAATCATCTTAAAGAAATTTCAAGTTTTATATCGCCAAACTTAGAGTTGAAATTTAAAATAAAGAATATAGATTTTGATGGTTCACAAAACCAGGGGAGGTGTTCATGTTGGATAGCATTTTATAATGCAAAATATAAAAGTCAAAGTGAAGGTTATCAATATGCATTAGATTTGAATATAAAGGATTTACACTATGGTGTATATCATCATAAAACAAAAGAAAATTTTTTTGAAGAAACTTTTAATAAAGAAGAAATTAATGAAGAGTTGTTAGAAAAAATAATTAAAAACCTAAAAGAATATTCTTCTATTATATTAGAGGAAGGAAAGAAGGGGTCTGTAAATAAAAATAAAGTACCTTTAAACCAAATATTATATGGACCTCCAGGAACAGGTAAAACATATAATACTGTCAATAAAGCCTTGGAAATAATAGATAATCAATTTTATTTAGAAAATCAAAACAATAGAGAAATTTTGAAAGAAAAATTTGAAGAATATAAGGAAAATGGGCAAATTGAATTTATAACCTTTCATCAAAGTTATGGATATGAGGAATTTATAGAAGGGATAAAGGCAATTCCCTCTGGGAAAGAAGGCAACGAAACAAATGAAATGATTTATGATGTTGTTGACGGTGTATTTAAATTAATTATTAAAGAATGTATATCAAAAAATGAAGTGGAGACAAATGATATATTAATCAATGAAAATACAACAATATGGAAAATGTCATTAGGTAATTCCCAAAATGGTGAGGATAAATATTATTATGAAGAAGCGTTAAATACAGATACTATTATTATGGGCTATGGTAATAATGTAAATTTTTCAAATTGTAATTCAAAAAAAGATATAGAAAAACTTTCAGATGACCAAACTACCATTGATATGATAGATAGATTCAAACATCAAATAAAAATTGATGATATTGTCATCATTAGTGATGGGAATAGAAAATTTAAAGCTATAGTACAAGTTATAAGTGATTATTATTTTGATGGAAAATCTAATTTTAATCAAAAAAGAAAAATTAAATGGTTACAACGGTTTTCGAATTCAAAAGATGCTTTAAAAGTTAGTGATCGCTACTTTACACAAGTTACATTGAATAAACCACAAGGTATTAATAAAGATAACTTGATTAACTATTTATCAAATAAGGATATGGTAGATAATAGAGATAAAAATTATGTTTTAATTATAGATGAGGTTAACCGTGGAAATATATCGAAGATATTTGGTGAATTGATTACTCTTATAGAGGGGAGTAAAAGATTAGGAGGAAAAGAAGAATTAGAAATAACTTTACCATATAGCGGGGATAAATTTGGCGTACCTAATAACCTATATATCCTAGGAACTATGAATACTGCTGATAGGAGTATAGCTCTTATGGATACAGCTCTTAGGAGGAGATTTAATTTTGAGGAAATGATGCCTAACCCTTGTTTATTATACGATAAGAATGAAGTGTATGGTATAGAAGATGAAAATGAAGAAGTAAATATTCTTGAACTCAATAATTGGAATTTTGAAGATAAAGAACATGAATTATATTTTGATGAAGACTATGATCACGATTTATTTATAGGGCAGATAAATTTAAGACGATTACTTTATAAAATTAATCAAAGAATTGAATATCTATATGACAGAGATCATATGATTGGACACGCTTATTTTATAGGGGTAAAAACTAAAGAAGAATTAGATGATGTTATGAAAAATAAAATAATCCCTCTTTTACAAGAGTATTTCTATGATGATTGGGAGAAGATACAAATAGTATTAGGAGATCATAAAGAACAAAATAAGAATATAGGAGAAAATGAAAGATTTATTATTGCCAATAAAATGAATGAAGTAGATATACTAGGATTTGATCACGATGATATAGAAGATGAAAGTATTTCTTATATAATAAATAGTGAATTTATAGAAAATACATATATTAAAATTTACAAAAAATTAGAAAAAACGATTAAGGGAAAAAAAGATGAGTAA
- a CDS encoding ROK family protein, translating into MLLGAIEAGGTKFVCAIGDENGGVRERVSFPTTTPKETLGKVVNFFKGKDIEALGVGSFGPIDPNINSKNYGYITTTPKPHWGNYDILGELKKHFKLPMGFDTDVNGAALGELKWGAAKNLKSAMYITVGTGVGAGAVVEGNMIHGLLHPEMGHILIRRDPSDEYKGKCPFHSDCLEGLASGPAIEERWGKKAYELPKDHEAWDLEAYYLAQALANYILIISPEKIILGGGVMKQNQLFPKIRKNVKKILNGYISKKEVLEGIDDYIVSPGLEDNAGICGALALALKSLEK; encoded by the coding sequence ATGTTATTAGGAGCAATAGAAGCTGGAGGAACAAAGTTTGTGTGTGCTATAGGTGATGAAAATGGAGGGGTAAGGGAAAGAGTAAGTTTTCCAACAACAACTCCAAAAGAAACTTTAGGAAAAGTGGTGAATTTTTTTAAAGGGAAAGACATAGAAGCTTTAGGAGTCGGTTCATTTGGGCCTATAGATCCTAATATTAATTCTAAAAATTATGGTTATATAACAACAACTCCTAAACCTCACTGGGGAAACTACGATATATTAGGGGAGTTAAAAAAACATTTTAAACTACCTATGGGATTTGACACCGATGTAAACGGAGCTGCTCTTGGAGAGTTAAAATGGGGAGCTGCTAAGAATTTAAAATCAGCTATGTATATTACAGTCGGGACTGGGGTAGGAGCAGGAGCTGTAGTAGAAGGAAATATGATCCATGGATTGCTGCACCCAGAGATGGGCCATATATTAATAAGGAGAGATCCTAGTGATGAATATAAAGGTAAATGTCCGTTTCATTCAGATTGTTTAGAAGGGTTAGCATCGGGGCCTGCTATTGAAGAACGATGGGGAAAAAAAGCATATGAATTACCAAAAGATCATGAAGCTTGGGACTTAGAAGCTTATTATTTAGCTCAAGCTTTAGCTAACTATATCCTAATAATATCTCCTGAAAAGATAATATTAGGTGGTGGAGTGATGAAGCAAAATCAGTTATTTCCTAAGATAAGAAAGAATGTAAAAAAAATATTAAATGGTTATATTAGTAAAAAAGAGGTTTTAGAAGGTATAGATGATTATATTGTATCTCCTGGATTAGAAGATAATGCCGGAATTTGTGGAGCACTAGCACTAGCACTAAAATCTTTAGAAAAATAA
- a CDS encoding MFS transporter: MSIYILFYFTFYFTLGASMLYFSQFFETVHISGGQSGMIFAIGSFLAMAFQPVLGYINDKTKKSKEILILITGIIFITLFLMNYINSFMGILILYSFYAIAVFCEMPLMDTVSLTTHYAFGKIRLWGSIGFAVGALVSGKVIEMFGSSSFLYLGAAASIITGIIILKIPVKINNLHGDDEKVDLKKLLTNKRYIVFVMVSMLFLGTNNGHNSYFAVYFKEIGGSMALLGTTIFLMTLSEVPFIGVSTKLISKKGVEFVVTLAVLCMTVRWGVYFLFSKPSVIAGTFLSQGASVGLFFAGANLFIRNIVEKNTLGTAITVFMAAGSLGGMFVQYISGVIIEQYGAVYIYGFFTVLAFAALILMFLGKKLKN, encoded by the coding sequence GTGTCGATCTACATATTATTTTATTTTACATTCTACTTTACTTTAGGGGCTAGTATGCTCTATTTCTCCCAATTTTTTGAAACTGTCCATATATCAGGAGGACAATCAGGGATGATTTTTGCTATAGGGTCATTTTTAGCTATGGCTTTTCAACCAGTTTTAGGATATATAAACGACAAGACAAAAAAATCTAAAGAAATATTGATTTTAATAACCGGAATTATTTTTATTACTTTATTTCTGATGAACTATATAAATTCATTTATGGGGATATTAATTTTATATTCCTTCTATGCAATAGCGGTCTTTTGTGAGATGCCCCTTATGGATACAGTATCTCTCACTACCCATTATGCCTTTGGAAAGATAAGGTTATGGGGTTCGATAGGGTTTGCTGTAGGAGCTTTAGTTTCGGGAAAAGTTATAGAGATGTTCGGGTCTTCTTCATTTTTATATTTAGGAGCAGCAGCTTCAATTATAACTGGGATAATTATTTTAAAAATCCCTGTGAAAATAAATAATTTACACGGTGACGATGAAAAGGTAGACTTAAAGAAGCTTTTAACTAATAAAAGATACATTGTTTTTGTAATGGTTTCCATGTTATTTTTAGGAACTAACAATGGTCACAACAGTTATTTTGCAGTTTATTTTAAAGAGATTGGCGGGTCCATGGCATTATTGGGAACAACGATTTTCTTGATGACCCTCAGTGAAGTACCTTTTATTGGTGTTTCTACAAAATTAATAAGTAAAAAAGGGGTAGAATTTGTAGTTACTTTAGCAGTGTTGTGTATGACTGTCAGATGGGGAGTATATTTCTTATTCTCAAAACCATCTGTGATAGCAGGAACTTTTTTATCCCAGGGAGCATCTGTAGGGTTGTTCTTTGCAGGAGCAAATCTATTTATTCGAAATATTGTAGAAAAAAATACTCTGGGGACGGCAATAACGGTATTTATGGCAGCTGGTTCCTTAGGAGGAATGTTTGTTCAATATATTTCAGGTGTGATCATAGAGCAATATGGAGCAGTTTATATCTATGGATTTTTTACAGTGCTGGCATTTGCAGCCTTGATATTGATGTTTTTAGGAAAAAAATTAAAGAACTAA
- a CDS encoding trans-sulfuration enzyme family protein, producing the protein MKDLETIIAHAGEKRNKMGVAPPICQSSLFTFDSYEEISKAFDDPYNTPIYSRGNNPTVRILEEKVAAAAGGEACKFFSSGMAAISSAILHYIKSGDHIIAIKNIYGPANNFLNKYLKEKFNVEITFISGNDIEEFKSEIKENTKLFYLESPSSAIFSIQNLKEVVKLAKSKNIKTILDNTWATFVYQRPMEIGIDLEVHSASKYISGHSDVVAGCVIGKEKDIKEMFYEEFSYLGGVLGPFDAWLILRGLRTLPLRLKQHSENALKIALFLEKHPKIKKVNYVGLESFPQHNIAKQTMTGFSGLMSFEINTNVKGIKNFINTLEIFSIGVSWGGYESLAYAPIISILKEMPEDQIKSMGVSPGVIRISVGLESSRELILDLERALNEV; encoded by the coding sequence ATGAAAGACTTAGAAACTATTATTGCACACGCAGGAGAAAAAAGAAACAAAATGGGAGTGGCACCTCCTATTTGCCAAAGTAGCTTATTCACTTTTGACTCATATGAGGAGATTTCAAAAGCATTTGATGATCCATATAACACCCCGATTTATTCTAGGGGAAATAACCCTACAGTAAGGATATTAGAAGAAAAAGTGGCTGCTGCTGCTGGCGGAGAAGCATGTAAGTTTTTTTCATCGGGAATGGCTGCAATTTCAAGCGCTATCCTTCACTATATAAAAAGTGGCGATCATATTATTGCTATAAAAAATATATATGGTCCAGCTAATAATTTTTTAAATAAATATTTAAAAGAAAAATTTAATGTAGAAATTACATTTATCAGTGGAAATGATATTGAAGAATTTAAAAGTGAAATTAAAGAAAATACCAAACTTTTTTACCTTGAAAGTCCTTCAAGTGCAATTTTTTCCATTCAAAATTTAAAAGAAGTTGTAAAGTTAGCAAAATCCAAAAATATAAAAACCATCCTTGATAATACATGGGCTACTTTTGTTTATCAAAGGCCTATGGAGATTGGAATAGATCTCGAAGTACACAGTGCTAGTAAATATATAAGTGGACATAGTGATGTAGTGGCAGGATGTGTCATTGGAAAGGAAAAAGATATCAAAGAGATGTTTTATGAGGAGTTTTCTTACCTCGGTGGTGTCTTAGGACCCTTTGATGCATGGTTAATACTCAGAGGACTAAGAACTTTACCACTAAGGTTAAAACAACACAGTGAAAATGCTCTAAAAATAGCTCTATTTTTAGAAAAACACCCTAAAATAAAAAAAGTTAACTATGTTGGGTTAGAGTCATTTCCTCAACACAATATAGCTAAACAAACAATGACAGGGTTTTCAGGGCTTATGAGTTTTGAAATTAATACTAATGTCAAAGGCATCAAAAATTTCATAAATACTCTTGAAATTTTTAGTATTGGAGTCAGCTGGGGAGGATATGAAAGTTTAGCTTATGCTCCTATAATATCTATATTAAAAGAGATGCCAGAAGATCAAATAAAATCTATGGGTGTTTCCCCTGGAGTAATCAGAATCTCCGTTGGCCTTGAAAGCTCTAGAGAGTTAATCTTAGATTTAGAAAGAGCTTTAAATGAAGTTTAA
- a CDS encoding ABC transporter substrate-binding protein: MKKTIFGILILLLMIGCGKEKKNGTSENGKKTKENTFIMGSANFNGDFYYGWTNSAYDGYIRKLIWGGGLLSPTDKGELVIASFVEKKETYKSDPKKKSDDVWKFEIKNGMTFSNGDPLTAKDVKFTYDFYMDKEALNATGGTSGLSEYIDRVELDEAKNSVTFYLKNPMYTVGSSIFFENQSILDSTMILAGVEKTGLSPQQWVKANISTPIGYGPYKIEKYVESQYVKLGINENYQGNFEGDKASIDYLIIQNIPSETQITQLITGEVDGLVNLGNEEDIEAILATPTLSTNNYLRNGGGQFTFHTDFGPMQLPEVRKAFAYEFNRVKFRDIFLGKYAISSNAPYSRNLWMMYDKGENLGTEGKFEKSLTNYDIINADGNWDKEANLRIAHKLLDQAATRTDEAYAKLTKDGNGAYLWDGKQITLNIATTPVWVDSLNLTLTKNIQDEFGIFVNIDSMDWSVLSKNLDGVIPLSERKYHAFTLGDSYGIQYDPYPSWSGTRVLPYGKGASTNGSRYRSNEELLNSIRFSNPSTTEGKTMYKANWRKWIVEVNHSLPILPLYSNNFYDAYTNKVVDFKTNALWEWPYAIVKAKFK, from the coding sequence ATGAAAAAAACTATTTTTGGAATATTAATACTCTTACTAATGATAGGGTGTGGAAAAGAAAAGAAAAATGGAACGTCTGAAAATGGAAAGAAGACCAAAGAGAATACTTTCATAATGGGTAGTGCCAACTTTAACGGTGATTTTTATTATGGTTGGACAAACTCAGCATATGATGGTTATATTAGAAAATTAATTTGGGGTGGAGGGCTTTTATCCCCTACAGATAAAGGAGAACTAGTAATTGCTTCTTTTGTGGAAAAAAAAGAGACCTATAAATCTGATCCAAAGAAAAAAAGCGACGACGTTTGGAAGTTTGAAATTAAAAATGGGATGACATTTTCAAATGGAGATCCACTAACTGCTAAAGATGTCAAGTTTACTTATGATTTCTATATGGATAAAGAAGCATTAAATGCCACTGGTGGAACAAGTGGATTATCAGAGTATATAGATAGAGTAGAACTAGACGAAGCTAAGAATTCTGTAACCTTTTACTTGAAAAATCCAATGTATACAGTAGGCTCATCTATATTCTTTGAAAATCAGTCTATATTAGATTCGACGATGATACTTGCCGGAGTAGAAAAAACAGGACTTTCTCCTCAACAATGGGTAAAAGCTAATATATCTACTCCAATAGGTTATGGTCCATATAAGATAGAAAAATATGTAGAGTCACAATACGTTAAATTAGGTATTAATGAAAATTACCAAGGAAATTTTGAAGGAGATAAGGCTAGTATAGACTACTTAATTATTCAAAACATTCCTAGTGAAACACAGATAACACAACTAATCACTGGAGAAGTAGATGGTCTTGTAAACCTTGGCAATGAAGAAGATATAGAGGCTATATTAGCAACACCAACTTTATCTACTAATAACTATTTACGTAATGGTGGAGGGCAATTTACTTTCCATACTGATTTCGGCCCTATGCAATTACCAGAAGTTAGAAAAGCTTTTGCTTATGAATTTAATAGAGTTAAATTTAGAGACATTTTCTTAGGAAAATACGCAATATCTTCCAATGCACCCTACTCTAGAAATCTATGGATGATGTATGATAAAGGAGAAAATTTAGGAACAGAGGGTAAATTTGAAAAATCATTGACAAATTACGATATTATAAATGCAGACGGTAATTGGGATAAAGAAGCTAACCTTAGGATTGCCCATAAGTTACTGGATCAAGCTGCAACTAGAACAGATGAAGCATATGCTAAATTGACTAAAGATGGAAATGGAGCTTATTTATGGGATGGAAAACAAATTACTTTAAATATAGCTACTACCCCTGTATGGGTAGATTCACTTAACCTTACTTTAACTAAAAACATTCAAGATGAATTCGGTATCTTTGTTAATATAGATTCTATGGACTGGTCTGTACTCTCTAAAAATCTAGATGGAGTAATACCTTTAAGCGAAAGAAAATATCACGCATTTACACTTGGTGATTCTTATGGTATTCAATATGACCCATATCCTAGCTGGTCTGGAACAAGGGTTTTACCATATGGGAAGGGAGCATCAACAAATGGTTCAAGATATAGATCTAATGAAGAATTACTTAATAGTATCCGATTCTCAAACCCTTCAACTACAGAAGGAAAAACTATGTATAAAGCTAACTGGAGAAAATGGATTGTAGAAGTCAACCATAGCTTACCTATATTACCGTTGTATTCAAATAATTTCTATGATGCTTATACAAATAAAGTTGTAGATTTTAAAACTAATGCATTATGGGAATGGCCATATGCAATTGTAAAAGCTAAGTTTAAGTAA
- a CDS encoding M42 family metallopeptidase, whose amino-acid sequence MKFNYEFIEKLTQINGISGHEEKIRKELYNYLKDDVDNIHFDNLGSIIFEKEKKDTAIEDVNVMIAAHIDQIGFIVNYIDEKGFCFVKPIGGWYPTQLLTQEVEVETENGDKYIGIFGHKAVGELRKKKEIEWQDIYIDFGVNSKEELEGSGVQIGDPITPLSSYKKLINPKFVATKAWDNRVGCAIISELIKNLKGKDIPCNLFLAGTVQEEVGIRGAKTASKVVNPDICFSIDIGAYGDTPSFNKYDSTLECGKGPAICIFDATSLGNKKLIKLIKKVAKENNIPYQLDIMMNGGTDNGAMHLNERGAFGVTISIPTRYGHSHNSIINTDDLENATKLFMKVIKELDSNFLKDLKTFV is encoded by the coding sequence ATGAAATTTAATTATGAATTTATTGAAAAACTTACTCAAATCAATGGAATAAGCGGTCATGAGGAGAAAATTAGAAAAGAATTATATAACTACTTAAAAGATGATGTGGATAATATTCATTTTGATAATCTTGGCAGCATTATTTTCGAGAAAGAAAAAAAAGATACGGCTATAGAAGATGTAAATGTTATGATTGCTGCACACATAGACCAAATAGGCTTTATTGTTAACTATATTGATGAAAAAGGATTTTGTTTTGTAAAACCAATTGGTGGGTGGTATCCTACTCAGCTATTAACTCAAGAAGTTGAAGTTGAAACTGAAAATGGTGATAAATATATAGGAATATTTGGTCATAAAGCTGTTGGAGAGTTGAGAAAGAAAAAAGAAATTGAATGGCAGGATATTTATATTGATTTTGGAGTTAATTCTAAGGAGGAATTAGAAGGTTCTGGGGTTCAAATAGGTGATCCTATTACCCCACTGTCCTCCTACAAAAAGCTTATAAATCCAAAATTTGTTGCCACCAAAGCTTGGGATAATAGAGTTGGTTGTGCTATTATCTCTGAGCTCATCAAAAATTTAAAAGGAAAGGATATTCCGTGTAATTTATTCCTTGCAGGAACAGTTCAAGAAGAAGTTGGTATTAGAGGTGCAAAAACAGCATCAAAGGTTGTTAATCCTGATATTTGTTTTTCTATTGATATAGGAGCTTATGGAGATACACCTTCTTTTAATAAATATGACTCCACTTTAGAGTGTGGAAAAGGACCTGCTATTTGTATATTTGACGCCACTTCCCTTGGGAATAAAAAACTTATTAAATTAATAAAAAAAGTTGCCAAAGAAAACAATATCCCATACCAATTAGATATTATGATGAATGGTGGTACAGATAATGGTGCTATGCACTTAAATGAAAGAGGAGCATTTGGAGTTACAATTTCAATACCAACAAGATATGGACACTCACATAACAGCATAATTAATACAGATGATTTAGAAAATGCTACAAAGCTATTTATGAAGGTTATAAAAGAATTAGATTCTAATTTTTTAAAAGATTTAAAAACATTTGTATAA
- a CDS encoding FadR/GntR family transcriptional regulator → MLKGVSLQLKIIEFIKRYITENDLKDGDKLPSQKELTDLLGVSRSSLRESVKTLEANNILEVINGKGVYVKNSSMNMITSQISFKKEKESILELLHVRKILEKEVIKLFIKNAQESEIQEIEDILKVIMTKYKNGEKQNKEDKEFHTKIYSCCHNKALCAVIFSIKELLVELWNFPLGLADPFTDTIPLHEDLFYALKNKDVRKAQQINTKILNNIISQVKKAELNKGVKSS, encoded by the coding sequence ATGTTAAAAGGAGTTTCATTACAACTTAAAATAATTGAGTTTATAAAAAGATATATTACAGAAAATGATTTAAAAGATGGGGACAAACTTCCATCACAAAAAGAACTCACAGACTTATTAGGAGTGAGTAGAAGCTCATTGAGAGAATCGGTTAAAACTCTCGAAGCTAATAATATTTTAGAAGTGATAAATGGTAAAGGAGTATATGTTAAAAATTCATCTATGAACATGATTACTTCACAGATAAGTTTTAAAAAAGAAAAAGAATCGATCTTAGAGTTATTACATGTCAGGAAAATTCTTGAAAAAGAAGTCATAAAGTTATTTATAAAAAATGCTCAGGAGAGTGAAATACAAGAGATAGAAGATATATTGAAAGTCATAATGACTAAATATAAAAATGGTGAAAAGCAAAATAAAGAAGATAAGGAGTTTCACACAAAGATATACTCTTGCTGTCATAACAAAGCCTTATGTGCAGTAATTTTTTCTATAAAAGAACTCCTAGTAGAACTTTGGAATTTTCCACTTGGCCTAGCTGACCCATTTACAGATACAATACCTTTACACGAAGATTTATTTTATGCACTAAAGAATAAAGACGTTAGGAAAGCCCAACAAATAAATACAAAAATATTAAATAATATAATATCACAAGTAAAGAAAGCTGAATTAAATAAGGGGGTGAAAAGCTCTTAG
- a CDS encoding McrC family protein, with product MSKHITVVLTEYQFLQTKDKNEKNYIDEKTFTELENFILENESVAQYLKITMKRPFCKVLQAQNYVGVIQTKSGITIEILPKIADVEDEKKEKEILIKMLKTLKKSPFKNFNTANLKSTNMPLLEIFISMFLEELSKLIKKGIKSDYISKSENLKFMKGKFKMSEQIKQNYIHRERFFIEYCEFSNDRIENRLIKTTLKFLYSKSKSNGNKKRIREFLFIFDEIKISHNIKIDFDKVKINRQIKDYEQTLLWSKTFLLENSFSPYKGREVAFALLFDMNLLFESYVGQYLKKKGLDVKLQDSKHHLAYLKGQGKFRLKPDIVINIKKKEKIIIADTKWKILNESKTHNGVNQGDMYQLYAYGTKYENCRNMYLIYPKNNKINGEKYNYLKEKQLNLNIVFFDLVKDKFRRSM from the coding sequence ATGAGTAAGCATATAACTGTAGTTTTAACAGAATATCAATTTCTTCAAACTAAAGATAAAAATGAAAAAAATTATATAGATGAAAAAACTTTTACAGAGTTAGAAAATTTTATTTTGGAAAATGAAAGTGTAGCACAATATCTAAAAATTACTATGAAAAGACCTTTTTGTAAGGTTCTACAGGCTCAAAATTATGTAGGAGTGATTCAGACTAAAAGTGGAATTACAATAGAAATTCTACCCAAGATAGCTGATGTAGAAGATGAGAAAAAAGAAAAAGAAATCTTAATTAAGATGTTAAAAACTCTAAAAAAATCACCCTTTAAAAATTTTAATACGGCAAATCTAAAGTCTACAAATATGCCTCTTTTAGAAATATTTATATCTATGTTTTTAGAAGAACTGTCAAAATTAATAAAAAAAGGTATTAAGTCAGATTACATATCAAAGTCAGAAAATTTAAAATTTATGAAGGGGAAGTTTAAGATGTCGGAGCAAATAAAACAAAATTATATACATAGGGAAAGGTTCTTTATAGAATATTGTGAGTTTTCAAATGACAGGATAGAAAACAGACTGATTAAGACAACGTTAAAGTTTTTATATAGCAAATCGAAGTCAAATGGTAATAAGAAGAGAATACGAGAATTTTTATTTATCTTTGATGAAATAAAAATATCTCATAATATTAAGATTGATTTTGATAAAGTAAAAATTAATAGACAGATAAAAGATTATGAACAGACTCTGCTTTGGAGCAAGACGTTTTTATTAGAAAATAGTTTTTCTCCGTATAAAGGCAGGGAGGTAGCTTTTGCATTATTATTTGATATGAACTTATTATTTGAAAGTTATGTGGGACAGTACCTTAAGAAAAAAGGATTAGACGTCAAGTTACAAGATAGTAAACATCACTTAGCGTATCTGAAAGGGCAAGGGAAATTTAGATTAAAACCAGATATTGTAATAAATATTAAAAAGAAAGAAAAAATAATAATAGCGGATACAAAGTGGAAAATATTAAATGAAAGTAAAACTCATAATGGGGTAAACCAAGGAGATATGTATCAGTTGTATGCCTATGGAACAAAATATGAAAATTGCAGAAACATGTATTTGATTTATCCTAAAAATAATAAAATTAATGGTGAAAAATATAATTATTTAAAAGAGAAGCAACTTAATTTAAATATTGTTTTTTTTGATTTAGTAAAAGATAAATTTAGAAGATCTATGTAG
- a CDS encoding helix-turn-helix domain-containing protein, translating into MKYTDVANVLNVSKSMLYKLTGELIDEGCIEKEKNCITILDEEKLKKYYEEYQY; encoded by the coding sequence TTGAAATATACCGATGTTGCCAATGTCTTGAATGTAAGTAAGAGTATGCTCTATAAATTGACCGGAGAGTTAATAGATGAAGGATGTATAGAAAAAGAAAAAAATTGTATAACTATATTGGATGAGGAGAAGTTGAAGAAGTATTATGAGGAATATCAGTATTAG